CTCTAACATCATCTCCACCTTGATCTTGACTCCTTCCTATTTAGAGAGATCAGTCTTGAACACACTTTGTACCGCCATGAGTAATGGAACCCGCTACTTAACTTCAACCTTGTTAGGAAGACTTTAGATTCCGACCTTGCTCAACTCCCTTGAGATGAGTGTTATTGCTTTGACACCTTGTACTTCCCTAAGCCAAAGACACGTTACCTTTTTATATGCGATTCCGTTGAGATTCTGTGATCTTTTCTACACCCGCAATCAAAACCTGGATTGCTTTGATACCACTTCTTAGGAATTATTTATCGTTAAGTTGCTTAATTCTTTAACACAAATAATTTGATCACCGTGGTCGGATGGGAACCGTATCCCACAATTTCTACTATCAATCAAAGAGTTTAAACAAACGCTCTAAGCGCTTAATAGGAAGACACAACAAAGAATAAGAAAGATCAAAGAAACTCTCTCTCTCTTTTTCTTCGCATGCCTCACTATATATAGCTCGAGAAATTAATGTATCCTAATAGGATTATGACATAATTTCCTTATCCAAATTTTCTTTAATGCTTTAGTTTCCTTTATACATTTGTTAATAAATAAACTAGCTGACGTTGCTTCTTGTGCAGTCTAAAACAAGGATGGGCCATGTGCACGGAATTGGAATAAGAATCTGGGCCTAATACCCACAAAAAAACTCTAAAATAAAATTTTGGTTTTGATTTATAAACTTAAATCAATAATATAAATATGATTTTTCATAAATGAACAAAAATCTGCGCAATCGCGCGAATCTATATCTAGTAATAACTTAATACTATATCTTTAAAGTTACAACATAAAATATATTAGATTTAGAAATCAATATTTTAAAGCTTTATATTTAGTGTTTCAAAATTTATTGATATAAATCTACAACAATAAAATCTACCGCTACAACATAAAAACTTACATCCTATATTTAAATTAAAGTGACAGCCTCTACCAATCAATCCTTTTATCTTCCTAAATGATGCAGTGTGAACACCAATTTATTAATGCATATCTTTTAAAAAAAATCATATTTTGTAATATTCTTGAACTTTTAATAGCAAAACATTCTTTTATAGACTGAAAGTTTATATACCTAATTATGATTATTTGATTCCACACAATACTTTTTCATTTCTTGTGAACAACAAGGCAGCATTGCATGATTGATTTACTAATCTAAGAGTCATAACTACTTTTTAATTTCATTTACCAAATGGTGAACACAATTACATAAAATATCTTATTAACATTAATATCCGAATCCATGCCTATCAAAAAGAGAGACCTTTAAGTAATGTACATAGATTACATTTTTATTATAAATAGATACAATTAACTACTCAAACTCTTCACTAATTCTCAAAAGAAATATGAATCCTTCTCAGAAGCGACCAGTTGTCAATGCATCTAGAGATTTTCCACCTGGTCGTGGAACTTCCACTAATGTTCCTGACAAGGCTTTCAAGAAATCAAGAGCAGTTGATGTTGTTGTTCATCATGCTGTTGCAAATTCAGAACCCGTTAAAGTTTCTCCCGGAGAAGAACAAGAGTTTAGAAACTCTCATCAAGAACATGTTCCTACACCTCGTGAGAAAGTGCATGAGGTCTTGCGTGTTTTCAAAGAAGTGTTCACACAGTTGGATCGAGAGAAACAAGCTAGGCGCGGTGGAGATTTATACGAGGCGACAGCTCGAATAGACCTCAAAACACAAGTTTTCTTAGAGAAAGAAGGCAAACATGTGAACACGCCGAACAGAATTGGACAAGTTCCTGGAATCGAAGTTGGAGATGAGTTCCAGTACAAAGCTGAACTTCGTGTCGTCGGGCTTCATTTCAGGACCATGTCCGGGATCGACTATGTGGAAGTTGAAGGTGTGAAGTTGGCGACAAGCATCGTTTCGTCGGAAAGATATGATTTTGATGATAAGTTTGATGCTGATGTTGTGATATATACTGGGGAAGGAG
This genomic interval from Brassica oleracea var. oleracea cultivar TO1000 chromosome C2, BOL, whole genome shotgun sequence contains the following:
- the LOC106326217 gene encoding YDG domain-containing protein At5g47150-like isoform X2, which gives rise to MNPSQKRPVVNASRDFPPGRGTSTNVPDKAFKKSRAVDVVVHHAVANSEPVKVSPGEEQEFRNSHQEHVPTPREKVHEVLRVFKEVFTQLDREKQARRGGDLYEATARIDLKTQVFLEKEGKHVNTPNRIGQVPGIEVGDEFQYKAELRVVGLHFRTMSGIDYVEVEGVKLATSIVSSERYDFDDKFDADVVIYTGEGGNVINKEKKAEDQKMIKGNLALANSMRHKREVRVIRGDERWDGKGKHYVYAGLYLVDKYWLEKGVSERKAVCASV
- the LOC106326217 gene encoding YDG domain-containing protein At5g47150-like isoform X1 gives rise to the protein MNPSQKRPVVNASRDFPPGRGTSTNVPDKAFKKSRAVDVVVHHAVANSEPVKVSPGEEQEFRNSHQEHVPTPREKVHEVLRVFKEVFTQLDREKQARRGGDLYEATARIDLKTQVFLEKEGKHVNTPNRIGQVPGIEVGDEFQYKAELRVVGLHFRTMSGIDYVEVEGVKLATSIVSSERYDFDDKFDADVVIYTGEGGNVINKEKKAEDQKMIKGNLALANSMRHKREVRVIRGDERWDGKGKHYVYAGLYLVDKYWLEKGVSGKSVYKFKLCRIPGQPPLT